GTCCGCTTCGACGCCTACCTGCTCGCCGCGTAGGACGCCTCGACGCTCGACGCCCCGATCGGCACTTGCGCTGTGAGCACGTGATCGGCGAGGCCGTACTCGACCGCGGCGGCCGCGGGGAGGATGAGATCGCGGTCGGTGTCGTGCCGGAGCGTCACGGCATCCCGCCCGGTGTCGGCGGCGAGCGCCGCCTCGAGCTCGGCGCGCACGCGTACCACCTCGTCGGCGTGCAGGATGAGGTCGGGGATCGAGCCGCGTCCCTGGGTCGACGGCTGGTGCAGGATCACCCGCCCGTGCGGCAGGATCGCGCGTTGCCCCTTCGCCCCGCCGGCCAGGAGCACCGCGGCAGGCCCGCCGGCCTGGCCGACGCACGTCGTCGTGACATCCGGCCGGATGTGCTGCATCGTGTCGTACACCGCGAGCGCGGCGCCCGGGGAGCCGCCGGGGGAGTTCACGTAGAGGCTGATCGGCACGTCGTTCGATTCCGAGGCGAGATGCAGGAACTGCGCGATGAGCACGTTCGCGACGCCGTCGTCGATCTCGGTGCCGAGGTAGACGATGCGCTCCGAAAGCAGCCGGCTGTAGACGTCGAGCGAGCGCTCGGAGTTGCCGCGCTTCTCGATGACGTAGGGGATCGTGTAACTGGTCATGCCATCACTCGCAATCCTGTTTGGGGCCGGAGGGCCTGCGGGTACATCTCGTCGAAGCCCTCGGCGATGCGGTCGATGAAGCCGTAGTCGACGGCCTCGGTCGCCGTGTACCAGCGGTCGCGCAGGGAGTCCTCGGCGATGCGTTCGACGGGCTGGCCCGTGAACTCCGAGACGAGGCCGAGCACCGTGTCGCGCGTGTAGCGCAGGTCGTCGGCCTGCAGTTCGACGTCGACGGCCGTGCCGCCGATGCCCGCGGAGCCCTGGTGCATGAGGATGCGCGCGTGCGGCAGCGAGAACCGCTTGCCCGGCGTGCCGGCCGAGAGCAGGAACTGGCCCGCGCTCGCCGCGATGCCGACGGCGATCGTCGAGACGTCGTTCGGGATCGAGCGCATGACGTCGGCGATCGCGAGCATCGCTGAGACCGAGCCGCCGGGGGAGTTGATCCAGAAGCGGATGTCTCGGCGCGGGTCGTCGGCCGCGAGGGTGATGAGTTGCCCGACCAGGCGATTGCCGCCGGCTTGGTCGAGCTCGTCGCCGAGCACGATGATGCGTTCGTGGAAGAGCCGCTTCGTCAGCTCGGCGTCGATCGGCAGGATCGGAGGGGGCTCATGGTCGCTCATGTCTCCAGCCTGCGCGGGCGCGCGATGCCGCGGGGCGGATGCCGCTCAGGGCAGTGCTGCCGAGAGCAGACCGGTGGTTGAGAGCTCTACCCCGCCCGCGCGACCGCCGGACCCTCGCTGAACTGGCACGAGGTGGCGGCGAGGCGCTCCTCGGGATCGAGCTGCGTCAGCACGGCGCCCGCGATCTGGTAGAGCTGGCCGACCTGCTCCTCGGTGAGCAGGTCGAGCACGTTCGCGCGAACGGTATCGACGTGACCGGGCGCCGCCTGGTCGATGAGGTCGAGACCGGCTTCGGTGATGGTCGCGTTCGTGGCGCGACGGTCGGTGCGGCATGGAGAACGCTCGATGAGGCCGCGCTCCTCGAGCCGGCGAGCGACGTGCGAGAGGCGCGGGAGGGTCGCGTTGGTGCGCGAGGCGAGCTCGGTCATGACCATGGTGCGTTCTGGCGCCCCGGCGAGGGCCATGAGGGCGCCGTACTCGAAGTGGGTGAGGCCCGCGTCGCGGAGAAGCTGCGCATCGAGCGCGTTCGGCAGCAGTTCGGTGATCGCCACGAGCCGCACCCAGGCGGCGGATTCCTCGGTGCTCAGCCATCTCGTGTCGCTGCTCATGTCTTCATCCTACCGCATTGGTTGACGCTACAACTGATTGCGGCTAGAGTGTTGGTTGTACCGACAAGTAATGCGCCAGAGCGGCGCCGAGAGGAACACACATGACCACCGTCAGCATCATCGGATCCGGCAACATGGGCAGCGTCATCGGCGGCATCGTCACCGCCGGAGGCAACCCCGTCGAGTACATCGGCCGCGACACGTCAGAGGCCATCACGGGCGACATCGTCGTGCTCGCCGTGCCGCACCCGGCGCTCGACGAGATCGTCGCGACCCGGGGCGCCGACCTCGCCGGCAAGATCGTCGTCGACATCACGAACCCGCTGAACTTCGAGACCTTCGACTCCCTCGTCGCTCCGGCCGATGGTTCGAAGGCGGGCGAGCTCGCGAAGGCGCTGCCCGACTCGCGCGTGCTCAAGGCCTTCAACACGAACTTCGCCTCGACGCTCGCCGCGAAGACCGTGGGCGGCCTGCCGACCACCGTGCTCATCGCCGGCGACGACGTCGACGCGAAGAACGAGCTCGCCGAGGTCGTGCGCGCCGGTGGCGTCGCTGCGATCGACGCGGGGTCGCTGTCACGTGCTCGCGAGCTCGAGTCCGTGGGCTTCCTCCAGCTCACGCTCGGCGTGCAGGAGAAGATCGGCTGGACCGGCGGCTTCGCGGTCGCAGCCTGACGGCTACGCGGTGCCGCGCAGGTACCGCAATTGCGCTCGAACGGATGCCTCGGCTGCACTTCGCACCGAGGCATCCGTGTCGGCGTAGACGAGGTCGGTGACAGCAGCGGCCGAGGCGCCCGCGCCGAGTTCGGCGAGGGCGGCACGAATCTGCTCGATGCGCTCCGCGCGATGGGCGAGGTAGGCGTCGCAGATCTCGGCGAGATCGGGGAGCACCGGGCCGTGGCCGGGCAGCACGAGCACGGGCGCTTCGGAGCCGAGCGCGCGCAGCCGCTCGAGCGAGCTGAGGTACGGCCCGAGCGCGCCGTCGGGGTCGGAGATGATCGTCGTTCCCCGACCGAGGATCGTGTCGCCCGTCAGAATCGCATCCTTCACGCCGAGCGCCGCGTCGCCGGGCAGCACGAAGCACACCGAGTCCGCGGTGTGTCCCGGTGTGGCGACGACCTCGATCTCGAGGCCTGCAGCCTTGATGCGCTCCCGATCGGTGAGCGGCGGAGCGCCGAGGCAGAGCGCGCGATCGATCGCCCGCACCGGGGCATCCGTCATCGCGGCGAACCGGGCGACGCCCTCGGTGTGGTCGGCGTGATGGTGAGTGACGAGCACGAGCTCGACGGGGCCGGCGGCGGCGAGGCGGGCGAGATGGCCGGCGTCGTCGGGGCCGGGGTCGACGACGACGCAGCCCGCGGCGCCCGGCGTGCGCAGCACGAAGGAGTTCGTGCCGTCGAGCGTCATCGGTCCGGGGTTCGGCGCCCGCACGAGCGTTGCGACCGGCGAGACCGGCTCGCCGACGGAGGGGCCCGAAGAGGTCTCATCCATGTCCGCAGTGTATCGGCGCAGCCCATTTCGGGGGACGCCGGCACCCGTGTGCTCGCGCGCCGCGCGGCCTAGTCTGAGGGCATGGACAGCGACCTCGAATCCCTGACCGATCCCGCCGGCACCGGTGCCGCGGCGACGGTCGTGCTGCTGCGCGATGGCGAGCGCGGACTCGAGGTGCTCCTCGCCGAGCGACCGCGCGACCGCGGCTCGTTCGCGGGTGCGTGGGTCTTCCCCGGCGGTGCGGTCGACGAGGCGGATGCCGCAGGGGACCCGATCGACGGCATCGAAGCCGCCCGCAGGGCCGCCGTGCGCGAGACGCGTGAGGAGGTCGGCCTCGAGATCGACGCCGCCGAGCTCGTGCCGTTCTCGCACTGGACCCCGCCGAAGGGAGCGCAGAAGCAGCTCACGACGACGTTCTTCGCCGTGCGGGTGCCCGACGGCGAGCTGCGGCTCGCACCAGACGAGGTCGCCGGCGCGGAGTGGCTTCGCCCGATCGACGCGCTCGAGCGGCACGCCGCCGGCGCGATGACGCTGTGGCCGCCGACGTGGGTCACGCTGCACGGACTGCAGCACGCGGCATCCGTCGACGCCGCACTCGCCGAACTGCGCAGCGGCGACGTGCGCCCCTTCGTCGGTCGCTTCAACGAGCGACGCACGACCGTGTTCTGGCAGGAGGACGACGAGTACGACGCCGTGAACGGTGCCGAGCGCGACCAGCCTGCCGTTCCCGACGACGCCCCCGACGCCGAGGGCCGCCGCCACCGGCTCGTGATGGACCGGCTGCCGTGGGTCTACCTGCACCGCTTCTGATCGACGGCCGGTGCTGATCGACGGCAGCTGCTCGCCGGCGGTACCGTGAGCGAGTGGACTGGCTCGACTGGTTCGATGCGCACGACTACGAGATCGCCCGCCAGGTGCTGCAACGCGGGGTGGGCGCGCTCGCCTTCGTGGCGTTCTGGTCGACACTGAACCAGTTCCGGCCGCTCCTCGGCGAGCACGGGCTGCTGCCCGTTCCCGTGCTGTTGCAGCTCGCGTCGCGGCTCCGCGGCCCCACCCTCTTCCGCTGGGGATACACCGATCGGCGGCTCGTGGCCGTGGCGATCGCGGGGCTCGTGCTCGCGGCATCCGTGATCCTCGGCCTCCCGCAGCTCGGCCCTCCGTGGCTGCCGATGCTCGTGTTCCTCGCGCTGTGGATCCTCTACCTCTCGATCGTGAACGTCGGCCAGACCTTCTACGGCTTCGGCTGGGAGATGCTGCTCTGCGAGGCGCTCTTCTCGGTCGCGTTCCTCGGGTCGATCAACGAGCCGCCACCGATCATGATCGTCGTCGCCGTGTGGTGGCTCGTGTTCCGGCTCGAGTTCGGGGCGGGCATGATCAAGATCCGCGGCGGGAGCGAGTGGCGCGACCTCACCGCGCTCATGTACCACCACGAGACGCAGCCGATTCCCAATCCCGTGAGCCGGCAGGCGCACCTGCTGCCGAAGTGGTTCCACAAGGGCGAGGTGCTCGGCAACCACTTCGCCCAGCTGATCGTGCCGTTCCTGCTGTTCGTGCCGGGGCCGGTCGGCTCATCAGCCGCCGCGGTCGTGATCCTCACACAGTTGTGGCTCATCGTCACCGGCAACTTCGCGTGGCTCAACTGGATCACCGTGGTGCTCGCGGCATCCGCTGTCACCGACTCCGCCTGGCACTGGCTGATCCCGGCGATCCCGACGGACTTGGGCACGGATGCCGCGTCGACGCCGATCTGGTGGTTCGTCATCGTCGCCGCGGTGGCGGTGCTCCTGCTCGCGCTGAGCTGGCGCCCGGTGCAGAACCTCTTCTCGCGCCGGCAGCTCATGAACGCGAGCTTCAACCGCTGGATGCTCGTGAACGCCTACGGCGCCTTCGGCACGGTCACGAAGCGGCGCATCGAGATCGTCGTCGAGGGCACCCTCGCCGAGTCGCCCGACGGCGACGCGGAATGGCGCGAGTACGAGTTCAAGGGAAAGCCCGGCGATCTGCGGCGGATGCCGCCCCAATGGGCGCCCTATCACTTGCGGCTCGACTGGCTGATGTGGTTCCTGCCGCTCGGCCGCATCTGGGAGCCGTGGTTCGAGATGCTCCTGCTGCGATTCCTCGAAGCGGATGCCGCAACGCTGAAGCTCATCCGCATCGACCCGTTCGACGGGCAGCCGCCGCGATGGGTGCGCGCCCGCGCGTACCACTACCGCTTCTCGACGCACGCGGAGTACCGCGAGACGGGTGAGCGCTGGGTGCGCACGCTGCAGGGCGAGGTCATTCCGCCGGCGGGGCTGCGCTGACCGTTTCAGCCGTGGTCACTCTCCGGCAACCGTTCTCCCAGCTGACCCCGACACGTCGTCCATCGAACTCCCGTTGTTCACCGTGGCTGGCCACCGTGTCATCCGGGGTGCCTCGCAACGACCGCGAGGGCCCGAATGGCTTGCCAGGGAGGGTGCACACGCATGCAGTGGTGGAGGAACGGACGCCGCAACGGCGGCAGACCGATGGAGGTGGTGGCGGTGGCGATCTCGGCATTCCTCGGAGCCGGCCTCGCGATCGCGCCGGTGCACGTGCAGGCCGCTTCGGCGGCGCCCGGCACGATGGCACTGCCGGCGGCGAAGCCGACACCGGCGGAACCCACGCCGCCGCTGCTCACGCCGCAGAGCGGCGCCTACCTCGAGGGCGTCGCGACGATCGCGGCGACCCCTGTCGCGGCCGACGACGACGTGACGAGCCTCACCCTCGACGGCGCCGAGCTCGACGCGACGGCGACCGTGGGGGTCTCGTACCTGCGGTTCGATGTCGGCTCGAACTCCACCGAGGCTCGCTTCGGCAACTACATCCTGGTGAACGGCGACCACCGCATCGCCATCGGTGACCACGTGAACGAGCGCGTCGATCTCGAGATTCCGAACGAGCACCTCGTGCAGGGCGAGAACACGATCGAGATCGTCACGGGCGCGGTCCCCTCCTCGTGCGGCCTCAACCACGACGACTTCGTGCTCTCGAACCTGGGCCTCGAGCTGCTCGGCGAGATCGCCGACGGCAAGGAGAACGAGTACAGCTACTCGTTCGGCGACGGCAGCTGCGGCACGAACACCTCGCTCCGGCTCTCGGCGGAGCTCTCGTTCTTCGTCCTCGGCGACCCGCAGGGAACGACCGGTCTCTCGAGCGAGCTCGACACGTCGACCGTCGCGAACGGCCCGCACACGATCGTCGCCACGACCGCCTCGGGCGCGAGCGCCACGAGCACCGTGACCGTCAACAACGCCCCCGTGGGCGCACCGCACGTGACGCCGGCCGATGGAACGATCGCCAAGGGTGTGCAGCAGGTCTTCGCGACGCAGCCGGCCTCGGGTGACGGCGGGGTGGCCAGCCTCACGATCGACGGCAGCGGCGCGCAGACCGTGCCGGCCCTCGGCGCGGGCGACGCCGTGCTGAGCTTCAACGTGGGCTCGAACTCGATCGAGTCCCGCTACCACAACCACATTCTCGTGAACGGGATCAAGCACGACATCGGCGGCGACTTCGTGAGCCGCCGCGTCGACGTCGCATTCCCGAACGAGTGGCTCCAGCCGGGCGCGAACACGATCCAGCTCGTCACCGGCGGCATCTGACTCGGCGTGCGGGGTGAACCGCGACGACTTCGCGGTCTCGGCGCTCGCACTCGCGCCGGCCGCCGGAACCGCGACGGGCGTCGGGCTTCAGGCCTCCTACGCGATGGGCGACGGCAGCTGCGGCACCAACGCGACCCTGCTCCGCGAGGTCGCGCTCCAGTTCTCGGTCGAAGCGCCCCAGCAGGGTCTCCGATCCGATGTGGACACGACGGCGCTCGCCGACGGCGAGCACCTCATCGCCGCCGCCTCCACGACCGGCGAGGTCGCGACGCGCACGCTCATCAGCGACAACAGCGGCCCCGCCGTGGTCTCGAGCAGCCCCGCCGCGGGCGAGACGATCACGTCGGCCGTGACGCTCGATGTGTTCCTGGAGGATGCCTCGGGCATCCTCTCCGGACCCGACGTCACACTCGACGGCGCCCCCGTGGCACTCGCCGACGCGATCGGCCCCGGCCTCAGCGCAGGCGAGCACACGCTCGCCGTCACGGCCGTCGACGGTCTCGGCAACGGGGTCACCCACGAGATCGTGTTCGTCTCGGCCGGCATCCCGGATGCGCCGGCGGAGCTCGATCCGCTCTCCGGTGCCACCGACATCGGCGCGGACGTCACGCTCTCCGCGAAGGTCGCCGAGCCCGACGGCGGCGATGTCACGGCGACCTTCTCGCAGGCCGAGATCATCAGCCCGAACCAGGTGTGGCAGGGCACGTCGCCGGCAGTCCCGACCACGCTCCGGGTCGACGGCGAGCAGCCGGTCGACGCCTCATCGCTCACCCCTGGCGACGGACTCACCCTCGACACCAGCGCCTCGCGCGATGTCGCCTACCAGCGCTTCGACGTGATGATCAAGGGCAAGGTGCGCGCCCCCGTGCTCCGCTGGGCCGGCGTCATCGACCCAGACCGCCTCGCCTCCTTGCGTGCATGGAACGTGGCAGGCGCAACGTGGGACGTGCTCGCGAGCGCCCGTGGAACAGCGGAGGGCGACACGGTGCTCACGGCCGACGTCGACGACCGCTACATCGACGGCCAGCAGGTGCACGTCATGGTCACGGGTGAAGACCCCTTCGCCGACGACCTCGTCGCCGGCGACCCGAACAGCTTCGCCGACCCAGCGAGCTACGACTTCTCGATCGCGCACTTCACCGACACGCAGTACATCTCGGAGGGCGCCGTCGAGCAGGAGACGCCGGAGGAGCGTGCGGTGTGGGAGTCGGCGTACTCGGGGATCGTCGACTGGATCGCCGAGAACGCGGAGTCGCGCAAAATCGCCTACGTCGCCCACACGGGCGACATCATCGAGAACAACATCCGCAAGCCCGTCACCGACGCGCAGGCGCAGCAGGCGATCGGCGAGTTCGAGGTGTCGTCGGCCCAGCAGGCCGTGCTGGATGCCGCGGGCGTGCCGAACGGCGTCGTCGCGGGCAATCACGACAACCAGTCGGGCACCGAGAACGGACCCGAGGCCATCTTCAACCGCTACTACGGCCCCGACCGTTACGCGGCAGCAGCGGCCGGGTGGCAGCAGGCCGAGTACGGTGGGCCCTGGCGTGACGGCGACAACCAGAATCACTACGACCTGTTCTCGGCGGGCGGGCTCGACTTCGTCGTGGTCGGCCTCTCGTACGGCGTGACGCGCGAGGAGGCGGAGTGGGCAGGCGGCATCTTCGCGCAGTTCCCCGACCGCAACGGCATCCTGCTCTCGCACGACTACCTCGCCCCGAGCACGCAACCCGACGGACGCAATGCGAGCTTCTCGGCACCCGACGGCTCGATGCTCTACAACACGGTGGTGGAGAAGAACGCGAACGTGTTCCTGATCCTCGCCGGCCACGAGCACGGCGTGGGCACGAACGTGAAGGCGCGCGTCGGGGAGGTCGACCGCGGCGTCGTCGAACTGCTCGCCGACTACCAGTTCTACACGGTCTCTGCAGATCGCCTCGGACTGACGGAGATCGGCGGGTACCAGCCCGACGCGCAGCTGCAGTTCGGAGCGAGCTTCTTCCGGCTGCTGCAGATCGACGTCGACCGGGGCATCATGAACGTCGACACGTACTCGCCGCTGCTCGACGAGTTCGGGGCGACCGAATACGACGACCGGAAGCGGTACGACGGCACAGAAGACAACATGGTGCTGCCGGTCGACCTCACGAGCCGCACGACGAGCTTCCACACCGACTCGGTGGCACTCTACGTGCCGACCCAGGTCGTCGGCGAGACGACCGTGGCCTCCGGTGAAGTGGCGTCGATCGAATGGGCGAAGCTCAAGCCGGGCACGGCGTACGCGTGGCTCGTCACCGCTCGATCGGCCGGCGGAGGCGAGACGACCTCGGAGCCCTCGGTGTTCATCACGTCGGATGCCGCAGGCCGGCCCGGCGTGTGGAACGAGGGCTCCCCGCTCTTCCCGTACTTCCGGCAGAGTGAGCCCCTGGCCGGATGATGCATCATCACCGCCGCCGTCGCGTCCCGTTCGCCCGGGCCGCGGCGGCGGTCGGCGCCATCCTGCTCGCCGTCGTGCTCCCGGCAGGCCCGGCGGCGGCCCACGATTCGACGACGTCCGCTTACGCCGAGATCGAGCGCCTCGGCTCCGAGGTCACCGTCGAGCTCGAACTCGAGTACGACCTGCTGATGAAGTCGGCCTGGCTCTACGCGGAAGCCTACGAGGCGACGGATCCCGCAGAACAGCTGCGCCAGCTCACCGGGAACGCCGACGCCGTCGACGAGTACGTGACCGAACGGTTCGCGGTCGACGCCGATGACAGCCGCTGTCTCCTCGAACGCGGCGATGCGCCCGACCTCCGCCAGCGGAACGATCGTGCCTTCGCGGTGCTCAGCTACGTCGCCGAGTGCCGCGGTGGCGAACCCGGCACCCTCGCGGTCTCGAGCGCGCTGTTCCCCGACATCGAGGGGTTCGTGCACGACACCGAGACCCTCGTGAGCTGGGATCTCGACGGCGCTCGGGGCAGCGGCATGCTCGACGCCGGCGCGCCGACGATCGAACTCGACGCGACCGCTCCGCAATTCGGCGCGTTCTTCGTGCTCGGCGCCGAGCACCTGCTGCTGGGGCTCGACCACGTGCTCTTCCTGGTCGCGCTGCTGCTCGGTGCACGAAGCATTCGAGGGGTCGTGCTCAACGCCAGGATGTTCACCGTCGCGCACAGCGTGACGTTCCTGCTCGCCGGGATGGGCCTCGTGAACGTGCCGGCCGCGATCGTCGAACCGGTGATCGCGCTGTCGATCGTCGCGGCCGCAGCCGCAGCGCTCTCCCGTCGCGAGACGGCCGCACGATGGCGGCCGCCGGTCGTGTTCGCCTTCGGCCTGCTGCACGGCCTCGGGTTCGCGAGCGCACTCGGCATCGACGAAGGGTGGTCGTGGGAGCTGTTGTCGTCGCTGATCGCGTTCAACCTCGGCATCGAGGCGGTGCAGCTCGTGCTCATCGCGATCGCGTTCCCGCTGCTCGTGTTGCTCCGGCGCACAGCTGCGGCCGGACCTGCGATCCTCATCGCGGCCGTGCTCGTCGGAGCCGCAGGGCTGTTCTGGTTCGTCGAGCGCGTGATCGCCGGCGTGAGCGCGATGGCGTGAGCGGAATTCAGGCCCCGGTTGCCTCGTCGGCGCGCTCGGTGGCGGTGGCGGCGGCGTTCCCTGCGGCGCTCACCTCGGCCGGGCGGTGCTCGACGTCGTCGACGTCGGCACGGGGCATCGCGATGCCGCCGGCGATCGTGACGAACGCGGCGACGAGCACCGCGACGAAGACGGCCGTCGACGCGGCCTGAATGGCGACGGGGGAGTGCTCGCCGAGCCCGGAGCGCACGATGACGCCGTTCGCGACCGCGCCGAAGATCGCGACGCCCACGGCACTGCCCATCGAGCGCAGGAACATGTTCGCGCCGGTGACGACGCCGCGCTCGGTCCACGGCACCGACGACTGCGCTGCGATGAGGGTGGGGGAGGCCACGAGCCCGAGTCCGAGCCCGACGATGAAGCACGCGATCGCGGTCGCCACGACGTTCGGCGTGAACGACGACACGAGGAGCGCCGTCGAGCCGAGCACGGTGATCGCGAGCCCGATGAGCGCGGTGCGCTGGAACCCGATGCGGAGGTAGAGGCGGCCGGACTGGGCGGCCGCGATCGGCCAGCCGAGGGTGAGCGCGGCGACGGCGAGCCCCGACACGAGCGGCGAAGCGCCGGCCGTGACCTCGAGGAAGGTCGGAACATACGAGGTCAGGCCGATGAGTACGGCGCCCACGCCGAGCGAGATGAGCGAGGTCGTCACGATGAGCCGCCGCGAGAACAGCCAGAGCGGCAACACCGGCTCGGCCGCCCGCCGTTCGATGAGCACGAACGCGACGAGGAGCAGCCCGCCCACGGCGAAGGCGCCGACGCTCTGCCACGACAGCCACGCCCAGGCCTGGCCTCCTTCGAGCACCGCGAGGATGAGCAGCGTGAGCGCGACGCTGAGCACGCTCGCCCCCGCGATGTCGATGCGGTGCTTCTCCCGCCCGACCGACTCGTGATACGCGCGGAGCAGCATCCATGCGGCGATGATGCAGAGCGGGATGTTCACGAAGAAGATCCACCGCCATGAGGCGAACTCGGCGAACAGCCCGCCGAGCGTCGGCCCGATGACCGACGAGGCCGCCCAGACGCTCGCGATGTAGCCCTGCACCCTCGCGCGCTCGCGCACCGTGTAGATGTCACCCGTGATCGTGATCGACACGGGGAGCACGGCTCCGGCTCCGAGTCCCTGCAGCGCGCGGAACACGATGAGCGAGGTCATATCCCATGCGAACCCGCAGAGGATCGAGCCGACGAGGAACAGGCCGATGCCGACGAACATGATCGGCTTGCGCCCGATCGTGTCGGCGAGCTTTGAGTACACCGGCACCGACACCGCTTGCGCGAGCAGGTAGATCGAGAACAGCCACGGGAACTGGGTGAACCCGCCGAGGTCGGCCACGATCGACGGCACAGCGGTCGCGAGGATCGTGGAGTCGATGGCGATGAGCCCCGTCGCGAGCATCACCGCGACGAGCACGGGACCTCGATCGGAACGGAATCCCACCGCGCTCTGCTCCGTCATGCTGCTCCTCGCTGAGGCGACGTCGACCGCCGCCCCTCCAGTCACCCTCTCAGTCGCAACGCGTTCGCGCCCGTTTCATTCCCGACGGATGCCCCGCGCCCGTGTAGCGTCGGGGCATGCGGGTGCGAACGAAACGACGGCCGACGCCAGAACCCGAGCCGACCGCCCAGGTCACGGCCGACAGCGAATCGCGCGCACCCGAGGTGAGGGTCCGCGCGTTCCGCATCGGATTCGTCGGGGCGCTCGGTGTGCTGCTCGCCCTGATGCTCGGCAACATCGTCGGCGATCTCGGCACGGTCATCCTCTACGTGGCCCTCGCGCTCTTCCTCGCGCTCGGGCTCGACCCCATCGTCAGCTGGCTGCAACGCCGCGACATGCCGCGAGGGCTCGCGATCCTGCTCGTGTTCGTCGTCGTAATCGGCCTCTTCGTCGGCCTCATCTCCCTCATCGTGCCGATCGTGATCCGAGAGACGACGACCATCATCAGGGAATGGGACGACATCGTCGAGCGGGTGCTGAACAGCGAATTCGTCGGCTGGCTCAATTCCCTGACCGGCACCGGCACCGCGATCGAAGACACCATCGTCTCCGCGGGCGACTGGCTCGCCGACCCCGACAATCTCGGCTCGCTCGGCGGCGGCATCCTCGCGGTGGGCGCCGGCATCCTGGGCGGGTTCACCGGGGCCGTCATCGTCCTCATCCTGACCCTCTACTTCCTCGCCTCGCTCGACTCGCTGAAGCGCTACGCGGCGCGCTTCGTGCCCGCGAGCTCGCGCGGCGCGTACCGCGAGGTCGAGGAGGAGATCACCGGTTCCGTCGGTCGGTACGTCATCGGCCAAGTGAGCCTCGGCGCGACCAACGGTGTCCTGAGCCTCATCTACCTGTCGATCATCGGCGCACCTCAACCGATCCTGCTCGCGTTCATCGCGTTCCTCGCCTCGCTCGTGCCGCTCGTCGGCACGATCACGGGTGCCGTCATCATCTCGCTCGTGTGCCTCGCCG
The Agromyces albus DNA segment above includes these coding regions:
- a CDS encoding NUDIX hydrolase; its protein translation is MDSDLESLTDPAGTGAAATVVLLRDGERGLEVLLAERPRDRGSFAGAWVFPGGAVDEADAAGDPIDGIEAARRAAVRETREEVGLEIDAAELVPFSHWTPPKGAQKQLTTTFFAVRVPDGELRLAPDEVAGAEWLRPIDALERHAAGAMTLWPPTWVTLHGLQHAASVDAALAELRSGDVRPFVGRFNERRTTVFWQEDDEYDAVNGAERDQPAVPDDAPDAEGRRHRLVMDRLPWVYLHRF
- a CDS encoding metallophosphoesterase, with translation MNRDDFAVSALALAPAAGTATGVGLQASYAMGDGSCGTNATLLREVALQFSVEAPQQGLRSDVDTTALADGEHLIAAASTTGEVATRTLISDNSGPAVVSSSPAAGETITSAVTLDVFLEDASGILSGPDVTLDGAPVALADAIGPGLSAGEHTLAVTAVDGLGNGVTHEIVFVSAGIPDAPAELDPLSGATDIGADVTLSAKVAEPDGGDVTATFSQAEIISPNQVWQGTSPAVPTTLRVDGEQPVDASSLTPGDGLTLDTSASRDVAYQRFDVMIKGKVRAPVLRWAGVIDPDRLASLRAWNVAGATWDVLASARGTAEGDTVLTADVDDRYIDGQQVHVMVTGEDPFADDLVAGDPNSFADPASYDFSIAHFTDTQYISEGAVEQETPEERAVWESAYSGIVDWIAENAESRKIAYVAHTGDIIENNIRKPVTDAQAQQAIGEFEVSSAQQAVLDAAGVPNGVVAGNHDNQSGTENGPEAIFNRYYGPDRYAAAAAGWQQAEYGGPWRDGDNQNHYDLFSAGGLDFVVVGLSYGVTREEAEWAGGIFAQFPDRNGILLSHDYLAPSTQPDGRNASFSAPDGSMLYNTVVEKNANVFLILAGHEHGVGTNVKARVGEVDRGVVELLADYQFYTVSADRLGLTEIGGYQPDAQLQFGASFFRLLQIDVDRGIMNVDTYSPLLDEFGATEYDDRKRYDGTEDNMVLPVDLTSRTTSFHTDSVALYVPTQVVGETTVASGEVASIEWAKLKPGTAYAWLVTARSAGGGETTSEPSVFITSDAAGRPGVWNEGSPLFPYFRQSEPLAG
- a CDS encoding ClpP family protease, translated to MSDHEPPPILPIDAELTKRLFHERIIVLGDELDQAGGNRLVGQLITLAADDPRRDIRFWINSPGGSVSAMLAIADVMRSIPNDVSTIAVGIAASAGQFLLSAGTPGKRFSLPHARILMHQGSAGIGGTAVDVELQADDLRYTRDTVLGLVSEFTGQPVERIAEDSLRDRWYTATEAVDYGFIDRIAEGFDEMYPQALRPQTGLRVMA
- a CDS encoding MBL fold metallo-hydrolase — its product is MDETSSGPSVGEPVSPVATLVRAPNPGPMTLDGTNSFVLRTPGAAGCVVVDPGPDDAGHLARLAAAGPVELVLVTHHHADHTEGVARFAAMTDAPVRAIDRALCLGAPPLTDRERIKAAGLEIEVVATPGHTADSVCFVLPGDAALGVKDAILTGDTILGRGTTIISDPDGALGPYLSSLERLRALGSEAPVLVLPGHGPVLPDLAEICDAYLAHRAERIEQIRAALAELGAGASAAAVTDLVYADTDASVRSAAEASVRAQLRYLRGTA
- a CDS encoding ClpP family protease; amino-acid sequence: MTSYTIPYVIEKRGNSERSLDVYSRLLSERIVYLGTEIDDGVANVLIAQFLHLASESNDVPISLYVNSPGGSPGAALAVYDTMQHIRPDVTTTCVGQAGGPAAVLLAGGAKGQRAILPHGRVILHQPSTQGRGSIPDLILHADEVVRVRAELEAALAADTGRDAVTLRHDTDRDLILPAAAAVEYGLADHVLTAQVPIGASSVEASYAASR
- a CDS encoding lipase maturation factor family protein, whose product is MDWLDWFDAHDYEIARQVLQRGVGALAFVAFWSTLNQFRPLLGEHGLLPVPVLLQLASRLRGPTLFRWGYTDRRLVAVAIAGLVLAASVILGLPQLGPPWLPMLVFLALWILYLSIVNVGQTFYGFGWEMLLCEALFSVAFLGSINEPPPIMIVVAVWWLVFRLEFGAGMIKIRGGSEWRDLTALMYHHETQPIPNPVSRQAHLLPKWFHKGEVLGNHFAQLIVPFLLFVPGPVGSSAAAVVILTQLWLIVTGNFAWLNWITVVLAASAVTDSAWHWLIPAIPTDLGTDAASTPIWWFVIVAAVAVLLLALSWRPVQNLFSRRQLMNASFNRWMLVNAYGAFGTVTKRRIEIVVEGTLAESPDGDAEWREYEFKGKPGDLRRMPPQWAPYHLRLDWLMWFLPLGRIWEPWFEMLLLRFLEADAATLKLIRIDPFDGQPPRWVRARAYHYRFSTHAEYRETGERWVRTLQGEVIPPAGLR
- a CDS encoding MarR family winged helix-turn-helix transcriptional regulator, whose translation is MSSDTRWLSTEESAAWVRLVAITELLPNALDAQLLRDAGLTHFEYGALMALAGAPERTMVMTELASRTNATLPRLSHVARRLEERGLIERSPCRTDRRATNATITEAGLDLIDQAAPGHVDTVRANVLDLLTEEQVGQLYQIAGAVLTQLDPEERLAATSCQFSEGPAVARAG
- a CDS encoding NADPH-dependent F420 reductase; the encoded protein is MTTVSIIGSGNMGSVIGGIVTAGGNPVEYIGRDTSEAITGDIVVLAVPHPALDEIVATRGADLAGKIVVDITNPLNFETFDSLVAPADGSKAGELAKALPDSRVLKAFNTNFASTLAAKTVGGLPTTVLIAGDDVDAKNELAEVVRAGGVAAIDAGSLSRARELESVGFLQLTLGVQEKIGWTGGFAVAA